One genomic segment of Musa acuminata AAA Group cultivar baxijiao chromosome BXJ3-3, Cavendish_Baxijiao_AAA, whole genome shotgun sequence includes these proteins:
- the LOC103979013 gene encoding putative E3 ubiquitin-protein ligase LIN-2 produces MAASLRELLSQESTHLHPKPRKSPRPGPPPLCADRRSFDRPRRRSGCSSRPSDPSSSNSNASRVNSLGSAPPRSLVSAAAAADDPSADEAAARAVISVLSGYAGRFLKDEAFRRRLRDKCTACIATARKGVAHAVLANLELGIESIERLAEEGPHGAPRDSKIRSLRNSIRLLSVVASLNSPRSRAGGYTCGVPNAHLSACAQLYLAVVYKIERNDRVSAKHLLQVFVDAPYLARKNLLPDLWDHFLLPHLLHLKVWYNKEVELVASWDAEDRDQRMKGLNRAYNDQMDAGTAQFAVYYRDWIKSGGKAPPVPTVSLPPRPSYLEPWGKRSLSLSRSSINRDLYQAVFGLSLEPEDIGDNGVLIDDMQSALEREFDGDSASCKRGSLLHSNTGVKQREADTVREHPISGAASVPRKSHSFRLFSCRSMPDAASVHHAQTPKKDFAVIGSQPCSNVQSSSLSRAIDLISQSDNLKECEAAVHIIAKAWHCTQGGTALVTALSTSSVIEGLLEVNFTSKDDEVLELSILILAELVARNDVNRQVVLHADPQLEIFLRLLRNHNLFLKAAVVLYLLKPKAKQMLSLDWIPLVLRVLDFGDEMQALFTVQCHPKSAAFYLLEQLLMGFDVDRNVENSKQLVALGGLDLLIRRLEAGDAQESRNCASLLARCIRADGSCRQYLAMNIKKTPIVQLLGNQQKSHGSAISLLSELLCLNRTTQIMTLLKELKDDGFLNIMHVLLVYLHQAPLEQRPVAAALLLQLDLLGDPLQYSIHREEAIDALIAALERNLHNKKIQEKCSRALSLLGGRFSCLGEATSEAWLLKRAGLHDSLSDSFRSKEIFVDDNMRPEEEKVTEEWLRKLSIVLLTSGNKRFLVALSNCMADGIPGLARSCLVTVAWMSSSLVSWHNVNHLQSLVCSTLAPRLFESLSYHRAQEERVLASLSLFNFVRYPECLPKLFPMDKETICSLQDLAQVTWTAKELLFACCR; encoded by the exons ATGGCGGCTTCCCTCCGTGAGCTCCTCTCCCAAGAGAGCACACATCTCCATCCGAAGCCCCGTAAGTCCCCGAGGCCCGGCCCCCCTCCCCTTTGCGCCGACCGCCGGAGCTTCGACCGCCCCCGCCGCCGCAGCGGCTGCTCCAGCCGCCCCTCCGACCCCTCCAGCTCTAACTCCAACGCCTCCAGGGTGAACTCCCTCGGGTCTGCTCCCCCCAGGTCCTTGGtctctgccgccgccgccgccgacgacCCCTCGGCCGACGAGGCAGCGGCCCGCGCCGTCATCTCCGTCCTCTCCGGCTACGCCGGTCGGTTCTTGAAAGATGAGGCTTTCCGCCGGCGGCTGCGCGACAAGTGCACGGCGTGTATCGCTACGGCCCGGAAGGGGGTCGCCCACGCGGTGCTGGCGAACCTGGAGCTCGGGATCGAGAGCATCGAGCGGCTGGCGGAGGAGGGCCCCCATGGCGCGCCCAGAGACTCCAAGATCCGATCTTTGCGGAACTCCATCCGGCTGCTGAGCGTGGTGGCCTCGCTCAACTCCCCCCGGTCGCGGGCCGGCGGTTACACCTGCGGCGTGCCGAACGCCCACCTGTCCGCGTGCGCGCAGCTCTACCTCGCCGTCGTGTACAAGATAGAGAGGAACGACCGGGTCTCCGCCAAGCACCTCCTCCAGGTGTTCGTGGACGCGCCCTACCTTGCCCGGAAGAACCTTCTACCGGACCTCTGGGACCATTTCCTGCTCCCCCACCTGCTCCACCTCAAGGTGTGGTATAACAAGGAGGTGGAGCTCGTCGCGAGCTGGGATGCGGAGGACAGGGACCAGAGGATGAAGGGCTTGAACAGAGCTTACAATGACCAAATGGACGCCGGCACTGCTCAGTTCGCGGTCTACTACAGGGACTGGATCAAATCTGGCGGGAAGGCGCCGCCCGTCCCTACCGTCTCGTTGCCGCCGAGACCCAGTTACCTCGAGCCATGGGGGAAAAGATCCCTGTCATTGTCGCGGAGTTCGATCAATAGAGACCT GTATCAAGCGGTGTTCGGTCTGTCATTGGAACCGGAAGATATCGGCGACAACGGTGTCCTGATTGATGACATGCAATCAGCTTTGGAGAGGGAATTTGATGGTGATTCAGCTAGCTGCAAGCGTGGGAGCCTTCTCCAT AGCAACACTGGGGTTAAACAAAGAGAAGCAGACACAGTGCGAGAGCATCCAATCTCTGGAGCAGCTTCTGTACCCCGCAAATCACATTCTTTTCGATTATTCTCTTGTCGAAGCATGCCGGATGCAGCTTCAGTTCATCATGCACAAACTCCTAAAAAAGATTTTGCTGTAATTGGCAGCCAACCATGCAGCAACGTGCAATCATCAAGTCTTAGCCGAGCAATTGATCTTATTTCTCAATCCGATAATCTTAAAGAATGTGAAGCTGCTGTTCACATAATTGCAAAAGCTTGGCATTGTACACAAGGAGGTACTGCTCTTGTGACAGCGTTGTCAACATCATCTGTGATTGAGGGTCTTCTGGAGGTAAATTTTACTTCTAAAGATGACGAAGTACTAGAGTTATCGATCTTGATCTTAGCAGAGTTGGTTGCAAGGAATGATGTGAACAGACAGGTGGTACTGCATGCAGATCCACAGCTTGAGATTTTCTTGAGACTGTTGAGGAATCACAATCTTTTCTTAAAGGCAGCAGTAGTGCTTTACCTGCTAAAACCAAAGGCCAAGCAGATGCTGTCCTTGGATTGGATACCATTAGTTTTGCGGGTTCTGGACTTTGGAGATGAAATGCAGGCTTTGTTTACTGTACAATGCCATCCCAAATCAGCTGCATTCTACCTTCTAGAACAGCTTCTTATGGGTTTTGATGTGGACAGAAATGTTGAGAACTCGAAACAGTTGGTTGCCCTTGGTGGATTGGACCTCCTGATCAGAAGACTTGAAGCAGGTGATGCTCAGGAGAGTAGAAACTGTGCTTCACTCTTAGCAAGATGTATACGAGCAGATGGAAGCTGCAGACAGTACTTGGCAATGAACATAAAGAAGACTCCCATAGTTCAACTCCTAGGGAACCAACAAAAGTCCCATGGAAGTGCGATTTCTTTGCTGAGTGAACTGCTCTGTCTCAACAG AACAACACAGATTATGACATTACTGAAGGAGCTAAAAGATGACGGTTTCCTGAACATAATGCATGTCCTATTGGTTTATCTACACCAAGCGCCGCTTGAACAACGCCCAGTAGCAGCAGCACTTCTTTTGCAGCTTGATCTTCTG GGAGATCCTTTGCAGTACAGTATCCACAGAGAAGAGGCAATTGATGCTTTAATAGCAGCCCTGGAAcgcaatttgcacaataagaagatCCAGGAGAAGTGCAGCAGAGCTCTTTCGCTCTTGGGGGGCAGGTTTTCTTGTTTGGGAGAGGCCACATCAGAGGCATGGTTACTTAAGCGAGCAGGTCTACATGATAGCCTTTCAGATTCATTCAGAAGCAAAGAGATTTTTGTAGATGACAATATGAGACCG GAAGAAGAAAAAGTTACTGAAGAATGGCTTAGGAAGTTGTCCATTGTCTTGTTAACTAGTGGTAATAAAAGGTTCCTGGTTGCTCTATCAAATTGCATGGCTGATGGGATCCCTGGTCTGGCACGCTCATGCCTTGTTACAGTCGCATGGATGAGCAGTTCCCTTGTTTCATGGCATAATGTGAACCATCTGCAGTCTCTAGTTTGCTCAACTCTAGCACCTCGCTTGTTCGAGAGCCTGAGCTATCATAGAGCACAAGAAGAGAGGGTTTTGGCTTCACTCTCACTATTCAACTTTGTTAGATATCCAG AGTGCCTTCCTAAGCTTTTCCCGATGGACAAAGAAACAATTTGCTCACTCCAAGATCTTGCTCAAGTGACTTGGACTGCGAAAGAACTTCTCTTCGCTTGCTGCAGGTGA